A genomic window from Brevibacillus agri includes:
- a CDS encoding type I polyketide synthase: protein MENAHAPSEKIAIIGMAGKFPQAENIRKYWNNLVDGVEGIRFFTKEELLESGVDPALLARPDYVPACGQLAGIEWFDAAFFHYTPREAEIMDPQQRLFLEAAWNALEDAGQSVSQLEGAVGVFAGIGANKYVTHVVSRPDLLRILDHRQIEVGNDKDFLTTRVSYKLNLTGPSFSVQTACSSSLVSVHLACQSLLNGECDMALAGGVSVQFLDKHGYLYKQGGIESPDGHCRCFDEKAEGTVFGDGVGVVVLKRLDEALQDKDHIYAVISGSAINNDGAGKVGYTAPGFEGQIQVISEAMEVAGVTPHEIGYVEAHGTGTKLGDRVEIAALKEVFKERDPADPCYIGSVKANVGHLNTASGIAGLMKTVLAIHHETIPPLLHLQKPNPQLELENSPFRLNNTPVRWQADSGKRVAGVSSFGIGGTNAHVIVETAPKTPALEAASEWNLLAISGKTSAARQRNYENVLAYLRENPEASLSQVAYTLQTGREHFDFRGIVLCHTEEAVAHPDALRLVCSETEESAEKKAVVFVFSPAGIACGSTARDLYRQFPFFREQMDQCFRFVERVLRLDAKTWLENDSPHGPIAQFILEYSLAQLWRHWGVTPKALAGDWLGEYVSACLAGVLAWEDALKLLCFRGDCAYAIALGKPGIPFLSNRSGTWITEEQASSMDYWRELVSFSGQGVDVASLPVLSHVQKPVFLEVGPGKTQLERLAASERFRSAPLLPSLPAPGENESACKTMLASLGRLWLYKANIRWKNVHAPAHPSRLPLPTYAFERKYYWIERAFAAPAETLGNEKRLPPSTLLIRQGGEFIQDGQASYTLQAHQMRQVEELLASFAADSPGEKLAPLASASASAPATEQQPRNQRQEDMASWLCTILEELLGKSPISVADDFFDLGGDSVTAIQFASRLKEHHIEIASDLLFDYPTMEELARQIRLGSDSKPSTEALAGDHPTMEEQQARQVGRESDSQSTTGALAADDPTQEQQARQISLESTSQPSAPSTLFYNVDQADQEILLRTVDTREVESVYPLTFMQLLVLNHNILHARQGTVSLLAFPIAEELRLDHFRLAWQRVIDRHSVLRTGFIWRKISHPVQFVKRHVDVAIDVLDWTKLSADEQKQALAEWIAQERQKSFKVDEVPQMRFQLIQYDKASYQFVWTYQHSLFDGWSMNLILQEVWANYQLGEALIREPQTPATPFLDYVKWQKRQDDQEARQFWTGELGPFRYREQLVPTTPSQRSGYVSAVKSVALAQDEVYTVREFSRKNQITLNTVVLGAWGLAQARLLEQRDVLIGLMTSGRVPEIGQMDKMVGLFTNSLPVRLTYNDADQVKEWFVALQKKIVRIRRYEHITLQQMAQWSQIPLDFLQTVINTRSLVYTHFPFQTQAGEQKPFQAKSSGQLHLPLRLFVNPSEDRFTLRAEYDSSQFAHDAVAQLLEEVKRLVVAVPRADGIADLWAEAKNQMK from the coding sequence ATGGAAAATGCACATGCGCCAAGCGAGAAAATCGCGATCATCGGCATGGCGGGAAAATTTCCGCAAGCCGAAAATATTCGTAAGTATTGGAACAACCTGGTGGACGGCGTAGAAGGAATCCGCTTTTTCACAAAAGAGGAGCTGTTGGAGTCGGGCGTAGACCCGGCTCTGCTCGCTCGGCCGGACTACGTCCCCGCTTGCGGTCAACTGGCAGGGATCGAATGGTTCGATGCAGCCTTTTTCCACTATACGCCGCGGGAAGCCGAGATTATGGATCCGCAGCAACGGCTGTTTCTGGAAGCTGCCTGGAATGCCCTCGAAGATGCCGGACAAAGCGTGTCGCAGCTTGAGGGTGCGGTGGGCGTGTTCGCCGGAATCGGCGCGAACAAATATGTGACGCATGTGGTCAGTCGCCCCGACTTGTTGCGCATTTTGGACCATCGCCAAATCGAGGTCGGAAACGACAAAGACTTTTTGACGACGCGGGTTTCCTACAAATTGAATTTGACTGGCCCGAGCTTTTCCGTTCAGACGGCTTGCTCCTCCTCGCTGGTGAGCGTGCATCTGGCGTGCCAGAGCCTGCTGAACGGGGAGTGCGACATGGCTCTGGCAGGAGGCGTGTCCGTCCAGTTTCTCGACAAGCACGGCTATTTGTACAAGCAGGGGGGCATCGAATCGCCGGACGGACATTGCCGCTGCTTCGATGAAAAAGCGGAAGGGACCGTCTTCGGCGACGGCGTGGGCGTCGTTGTGCTCAAAAGGCTGGACGAGGCGCTGCAAGACAAGGATCATATCTACGCGGTCATTAGCGGTTCGGCCATCAACAACGACGGCGCAGGCAAAGTCGGATACACCGCGCCTGGATTCGAGGGCCAGATTCAAGTCATTTCCGAAGCGATGGAAGTGGCCGGAGTGACTCCGCACGAGATCGGGTATGTGGAAGCGCACGGCACGGGGACGAAGCTGGGGGACCGGGTAGAGATTGCCGCCCTCAAGGAAGTGTTCAAGGAGCGCGATCCGGCCGATCCGTGTTACATCGGCTCGGTCAAGGCGAATGTGGGGCATTTGAACACCGCTTCCGGCATCGCGGGCCTGATGAAGACCGTTCTCGCCATCCACCACGAAACGATTCCGCCGCTCTTGCACCTGCAAAAGCCGAATCCGCAGCTCGAATTGGAAAACAGCCCGTTCCGCTTGAATAACACCCCGGTAAGGTGGCAGGCGGATTCGGGAAAAAGAGTGGCAGGCGTCAGCTCTTTTGGCATCGGCGGGACCAATGCGCACGTCATTGTCGAAACGGCTCCAAAGACGCCCGCCCTAGAAGCGGCGAGCGAGTGGAATCTGCTGGCGATTTCGGGGAAAACCAGTGCGGCGAGACAGCGAAACTATGAAAATGTGCTGGCTTATCTCCGCGAGAATCCCGAGGCAAGCTTGTCGCAAGTCGCCTACACGCTGCAAACGGGCCGGGAGCATTTCGATTTTCGCGGGATCGTCCTGTGCCACACGGAAGAGGCGGTTGCCCATCCGGATGCGCTGCGGCTTGTTTGCAGCGAAACGGAGGAAAGCGCGGAAAAGAAAGCGGTCGTCTTTGTCTTTTCCCCGGCGGGAATCGCGTGTGGAAGCACGGCCCGCGACTTGTATCGGCAGTTCCCTTTCTTCCGCGAGCAGATGGACCAATGCTTCCGGTTCGTGGAGCGGGTGCTGCGGCTGGATGCCAAAACATGGCTGGAAAACGATTCGCCCCATGGCCCAATCGCCCAATTCATCCTGGAATACTCGCTGGCGCAGCTATGGCGTCACTGGGGAGTGACACCAAAAGCGCTGGCAGGAGATTGGCTCGGAGAATACGTCAGCGCGTGTCTCGCAGGCGTTTTGGCTTGGGAAGACGCTTTGAAGCTGCTCTGTTTCCGTGGGGACTGTGCTTATGCCATCGCGCTTGGCAAACCGGGCATTCCGTTTTTGTCGAACAGAAGCGGCACGTGGATCACCGAGGAGCAGGCCAGCTCCATGGACTATTGGCGGGAGCTGGTCAGCTTTTCCGGTCAAGGGGTGGATGTGGCTAGCTTGCCTGTGCTCTCCCATGTGCAAAAGCCGGTATTTCTCGAAGTCGGCCCAGGGAAAACGCAGCTTGAACGGCTGGCAGCAAGCGAACGGTTCCGTTCCGCGCCATTGCTGCCGTCCTTGCCCGCCCCCGGAGAAAACGAATCGGCCTGCAAGACGATGCTCGCTTCGTTAGGGCGACTGTGGCTGTACAAGGCGAACATCCGCTGGAAAAACGTCCATGCGCCAGCGCACCCGAGCCGCCTCCCGCTGCCGACCTACGCTTTTGAACGGAAGTATTACTGGATTGAGCGGGCGTTCGCTGCGCCTGCGGAGACGCTTGGCAATGAAAAGCGTCTGCCTCCCTCTACGCTCCTGATAAGACAGGGCGGCGAGTTCATCCAGGACGGCCAGGCCAGCTACACGTTACAAGCGCACCAGATGCGGCAAGTAGAAGAGTTGTTGGCGAGCTTTGCTGCTGATTCTCCCGGAGAAAAGCTCGCACCGCTCGCCAGCGCTTCGGCTTCCGCTCCGGCCACCGAGCAGCAGCCGCGCAATCAGCGTCAGGAGGACATGGCTTCGTGGCTGTGCACAATTTTGGAGGAGTTGCTCGGAAAAAGCCCGATCAGTGTGGCAGACGACTTTTTTGACCTGGGCGGCGATTCCGTGACGGCCATCCAGTTCGCTTCGCGTCTGAAAGAACATCACATTGAGATTGCCTCCGATCTGCTGTTTGATTACCCGACGATGGAGGAGCTGGCGCGGCAGATTCGGCTGGGGAGCGACAGCAAGCCGTCCACGGAAGCATTGGCGGGGGATCACCCGACGATGGAGGAGCAGCAGGCGCGGCAGGTCGGGCGGGAAAGCGACAGCCAATCAACCACAGGAGCATTGGCGGCAGATGACCCGACGCAGGAGCAACAGGCGCGGCAGATCAGCCTGGAAAGCACCAGCCAGCCATCCGCCCCAAGCACGCTGTTCTACAACGTCGACCAGGCCGACCAGGAGATTTTACTGCGTACAGTGGATACACGGGAAGTCGAAAGCGTCTATCCGCTCACCTTCATGCAGTTACTGGTCCTGAACCACAACATTTTGCACGCGCGGCAAGGCACGGTCAGCCTGCTCGCGTTCCCGATTGCAGAGGAGCTTAGGCTTGACCATTTCCGACTGGCCTGGCAGCGGGTTATCGACCGCCATTCCGTGCTGCGGACTGGATTCATCTGGAGAAAAATATCGCATCCGGTTCAATTCGTGAAAAGGCATGTCGACGTTGCCATCGACGTGCTGGACTGGACGAAGCTGTCTGCGGACGAGCAAAAGCAAGCTTTGGCCGAATGGATCGCGCAGGAACGGCAAAAGAGCTTCAAGGTGGACGAAGTTCCGCAAATGCGGTTTCAGCTCATCCAATACGACAAGGCAAGCTACCAGTTTGTCTGGACGTATCAACATTCCTTGTTTGACGGCTGGAGCATGAATCTCATTTTGCAGGAAGTGTGGGCGAACTATCAGCTCGGCGAAGCGCTCATCCGCGAGCCGCAGACGCCCGCGACGCCTTTCCTCGATTATGTCAAGTGGCAAAAAAGGCAGGACGACCAGGAAGCGCGGCAATTTTGGACAGGGGAGCTGGGGCCGTTCCGCTATCGCGAACAGCTTGTGCCGACGACACCGAGCCAGCGCAGCGGCTATGTAAGCGCCGTGAAAAGTGTTGCTCTGGCACAAGACGAGGTCTATACTGTAAGAGAATTTTCCAGAAAGAACCAAATAACGCTAAATACGGTAGTCTTGGGCGCGTGGGGCTTGGCGCAGGCGCGACTGCTCGAACAGCGCGACGTCCTGATCGGGCTGATGACATCGGGACGCGTCCCGGAAATCGGGCAAATGGACAAAATGGTCGGACTGTTTACCAACAGCTTGCCCGTCCGGCTGACCTACAACGACGCGGACCAGGTCAAAGAGTGGTTTGTCGCCTTGCAGAAAAAAATCGTGCGCATTCGCCGCTACGAGCATATTACGTTGCAGCAAATGGCGCAGTGGTCGCAAATTCCGCTCGATTTTTTGCAAACCGTCATCAATACGCGCAGCCTGGTTTATACGCACTTTCCGTTCCAGACGCAAGCTGGCGAGCAAAAGCCGTTTCAGGCAAAGAGCAGCGGGCAGCTTCACCTTCCGCTGCGCCTGTTTGTCAACCCGTCCGAGGACCGCTTCACGCTCCGGGCGGAATACGACAGCAGTCAATTTGCCCACGATGCGGTCGCGCAACTGCTGGAGGAAGTAAAACGTCTGGTAGTGGCCGTCCCGCGAGCTGACGGGATTGCCGATTTGTGGGCAGAGGCAAAAAATCAGATGAAGTAA
- a CDS encoding type II 3-dehydroquinate dehydratase, which translates to MRIAIVNGPNMNLLGLRETAIYGTVTWKQIEDRLYRLAGELQVDVLFFQSNHEGEIVDFFQQQLHDLDGVVLNPAGFSKTGYSILDALAAVGVPYIEVHMSNIFERGGWHAESIFFANAVGHVIGLKANVYELGLRGIAQYVKEQRTSISGKEWRTGAH; encoded by the coding sequence ATGAGAATTGCAATCGTAAACGGACCGAACATGAACCTGCTCGGATTGCGGGAAACCGCGATTTACGGAACCGTCACCTGGAAGCAAATCGAGGACAGGCTGTACAGGCTGGCGGGCGAGCTGCAAGTGGATGTCCTCTTTTTCCAATCCAACCACGAAGGCGAAATCGTCGACTTTTTTCAGCAGCAACTGCACGACCTGGACGGCGTGGTGCTGAATCCGGCGGGATTTTCCAAGACCGGTTACTCGATACTCGACGCGCTGGCCGCAGTCGGCGTTCCCTATATCGAGGTGCACATGTCCAACATTTTTGAACGGGGCGGCTGGCATGCCGAATCAATTTTCTTCGCCAACGCTGTGGGCCACGTGATCGGCTTGAAGGCCAATGTGTACGAGCTTGGCTTGCGAGGGATCGCGCAGTACGTAAAAGAGCAGCGAACATCGATCAGTGGGAAGGAATGGAGAACGGGTGCACATTGA